The Mycobacteriales bacterium region GTGCTCACAGCGGTGCTGGCAGGCCGGATGCTCGACGAGCGGTTGCGCAGCCGGCAGTGGCAGGGCCTCGGGCTCGGCGTCGCCGGCGTCGCGCTCGTCGTCGGCCCGGGCATCGCCGCCTCCTCCGGCACCGGCGACGCCCTGCCCGTCGGCGGCCTGCTCGCCGCCGTCGTCGCGCTGACCTCGGGCACGGCGGCCACCCTCTACCAGAAACGGCACGGCGACGGCATCCCGCTGGTGTGGGGCACCGCCGTGCAGTACGCCGCGGCGTCGGCGCTGCTGCTGGCGGTGGCCGTCGGGACCGAGTCGATGGCGATCGACTGGACGGTCGACTTCGTCCTCGCGCTCGTCTGGCTGGTGCTCGTGCTGTCGCTCGGCGCCGTGCTGTTGCTCCTGCTGCTGCTGCGCCGGGGCACCGCCTCGGGCGTGTCCAGCCTGCTCTACCTGGTGCCGCCGGCCACCGCCGTCGAGGCGTACCTGCTGTTCGGGGAGCGGCTGTCGCCGCCGTCGCTGGCCGGTGTCGCCCTCACCGCGCTGGGCGTGGCGCTGGTCGTGACACCTGGCCGCAGGCAGCCGGCGGCCGCCGACACCCCGACCGCCGCCGCCCGCACCTGAGGCCGCAGCGGGGTCAGCCGACGCCGAGCAGCCGGCGGCCGCGCTCGGCGTCGCTGCGGAAGTCCAGCGTCGTCGAGTCGTGCACGATCCGGCCCTTCTGCATCACCAGGATCCGGTCGCTCAGCGCGAACGCGGCGTGCAGGTCCTGCTCGACGAGCAGCACCGACAGACCCTCGGCGCGCAGCGTCGACACGACCTCGACGACCTGCTCCACCACGGCGGGTGCGAGTCCGTCCGACGGCTCGTCGAGCAGCAGCAGTCGCGGCTCGAGCAGCAGGGCGCGGGCGATCGCGAGCATCTGCTGCTCACCGCC contains the following coding sequences:
- a CDS encoding DMT family transporter, translated to MGDRGRAGRDRRPALTAAATSSLQRVGGPALFVLLWSTGFIGAKYGLPYAEPFTFLAVRLALATVLLAGLAVALRSAAMPSRGQYGHAALVGVLLHAGYLGGVFYAISVGVPAGVCAVVVSLQPVLTAVLAGRMLDERLRSRQWQGLGLGVAGVALVVGPGIAASSGTGDALPVGGLLAAVVALTSGTAATLYQKRHGDGIPLVWGTAVQYAAASALLLAVAVGTESMAIDWTVDFVLALVWLVLVLSLGAVLLLLLLLRRGTASGVSSLLYLVPPATAVEAYLLFGERLSPPSLAGVALTALGVALVVTPGRRQPAAADTPTAAART